Proteins encoded in a region of the Triplophysa dalaica isolate WHDGS20190420 chromosome 10, ASM1584641v1, whole genome shotgun sequence genome:
- the fam163ab gene encoding protein FAM163A, which produces MTAGTVVITGGILATVILLCIIVVLCYCRLQYYCCTKNGSDTDNVCPRPQFACNTCSTLRVDGGGSTTASLSPEPTPPQSFCPACSPYKSPFYIRTMDETCSGGERITYMPAHYDSPSFSLTLPSIPCSATLSNRIRPEICFNMRGISTDV; this is translated from the exons ATGACAGCTGGAACTGTTGTTATAACCGGGGGAATTCTTGCAACGGTGATACTCCTCTGTATCATTGTAGTACTCTGTTACTGTCGACTTCAG tattaCTGCTGTACGAAGAATGGATCGGATACAGACAATGTATGCCCTCGACCCCAGTTTGCCTGCAACACTTGCAGCACACTCAGGGTGGACGGGGGTGGGTCGACCACGGCCTCCCTGTCACCTGAACCCACCCCGCCACAGAGCTTCTGCCCTGCCTGCTCCCCCTACAAATCCCCCTTTTATATTCGCACCATGGATGAAACATGCAGTGGAGGGGAAAGGATCACCTATATGCCTGCCCACTATGACAGCCCCTCATTTTCTCTCACTCTTCCATCTATTCCCTGCAGTGCAACTTTGAGCAACCGAATCCGACCGGAAATCTGTTTTAACATGCGTGGCATCAGTACTGATGTTTGA